The following are encoded together in the Salvelinus fontinalis isolate EN_2023a chromosome 38, ASM2944872v1, whole genome shotgun sequence genome:
- the LOC129837728 gene encoding T-cell differentiation antigen CD6-like isoform X2, with product MELFRTAILLSVLVLSQGFLNKAYSVPGNFSGSRETDEQQTSNLTISHTPRLSQHCSGVVEVLHRGLWRPVTFDLGSAEWAKVVEDICTNLNCGAVYELRQNGTATLNYSSSTCLSQCVYRDLLVENCTELSYTDCSNLTEITCGHQAVRLAGGSHHCEGRVELWREEKWGTVCDDSWDLRDGGVVCAQLGCGSALNVSGEDGSFEAGVGQVLLDEVNCGGSERNLWECPSMGTVNNCGHKEDAAVVCSGIQSQPGNETAEQNTQTSTTAGSVLLVTSAESWSSPPTAAVWGCIALSIALLFTLLSNASLFLSYRRRAALLVHQRQDGRLLSIQSQHTDQGERVNLLTVTTDTADYTPQYLSQQPFQNDTDALCDSDYENYDFNDQPSIAMATALVRVLDNGVSTSREPWETTQTAETSDAPEKYNIIAETINGIERKNPATQSLHSLVSSSTSSGECYENIETQEKELLDSGPGLRRTALTDLICAREPSLGSSSSTSSGESYYNVGMAVEQHLQSENTYTHSPVQSTSTHKDQQQPVNSSFHLLSNQNQDDSSSSSSSELYENIEVQDEEGIGDATVKEDPDQSLSDSDYDDITNY from the exons GCTTTCTAAATAAAGCCTACTCTGTTCCGGGGAACTTCTCTGGGTCGAGAGAGACTGATGAGCAGCAGACATCCAATCTAA ccATATCTCACACCCCCAGGCTATCTCAGCACTGCTCTGGGGTTGTCGAGGTGCTCCATCGAGGGCTGTGGAGGCCGGTGACCTTTGACCTTGGGTCTGCAGAGTGGGCCAAAGTGGTGGAGGACATATGTACCAACCTGAACTGCGGGGCAGTGTACGAGCTCCGACAGAATGGCACAGCTACTTTAAACTACTCCAGCTCAACGTGTCTGAGCCAGTGTGTCTACAGAGACCTACTTGTGGAGAACTGTACAGAGCTCTCATACACGGACTGCTCTAACCTGACTGAGATAACCTGTG GGCACCAGGCCGTGCGATTGGCTGGAGGCTCACACCACTGTGAGGGACGGGTGGAGTTGTGGAGAGAGGAAAAATGGGGAACGGTGTGTGACGATAGCTGGGACCTGAGAGATGGGGGCGTGGTCTGTGCTCAATTGGGCTGTGGCTCTGCCCTAAATGTGAGTGGGGAGGACGGGTCCTTTGAAGCGGGTGTTGGCCAGGTTCTCTTAGACGAGGTGAACTGTGGAGGGAGCGAGAGGAACCTATGGGAGTGTCCCTCCATGGGGACAGTCAACAACTGTGGACACAAAGAGGACGCTGCAGTGGTTtgttcag GAATTCAATCTCAACCAGGCAACgagacagcagaacagaacacccAGACTTCAACCACAG CAGGCTCAGTTCTACTAGTCACCAGTGCAGAGAgctggtcctctcctcccacagcTGCTGTCTGGGGCTGCATCGCATTGTCTATAGCCCTCCTCTTCACACTCCTCTCCAATGCTTCACTCTTCCTGTCTTACAGGAGGAGAGCTG CACTTCTGGTTCACCAAAGACAAGATGGCCGCCTGCTGTCCATCCAGTCTCAACACACCGACCAAGGGGAGAGAGTCAACCTCCTCACAGTCACCACGGACACAGCTGATTACA CTCCACAGTACCTTTCCCAACAACCCTTTCAGAATGACACCGACGCCTTGTGTGACTCTGACTATGAAAACTATGACTTCAATGACCAACCCTCTATTGCCATGGCTACTGCACTTG TCAGGGTCCTTGACAATGGAGTAAGCACAAGCAGAGAGCCATGGGAAACCACGCAGACAGCAGAGACCTCTGACGCTCCTGAGAAATATAATATTATTGCTGAGACAATCAACGGCATTGAGAGAAAAAACCCTGCCACCCAAAGCC TGCATTCGCTGGTGTCATCCAGCACATCTTCTGGGGAATGCTATGAAAACATTGAGACACAGGAGAAGGAGCTGCTGGACTCAG GTCCAGGTTTGAGGAGAACTGCCCTCACAGACTTGATCTGTGCAAGAGAGCCATCCTTGGGATCGAGTAGTAGTACATCATCAGGGGAATCCTACTACAACGTGGGGATGGCAGTGGAACAGCATCTACAGTCAG AGAACACCTATACACATTCCCCTGTGCAATCAACAAGTACACACAAGGATCAGCAACAGCCTGTGAACAGTAGCTTTCACCTATTGAGCAATCAAAATCAAG ATGATTCAAGCAGCTCATCCTCCTCTGAGCTTTATGAGAACATAGAAGTCCAAGATGAAGAGGGGATTGGTGATGCTACTGTGAAAGAAGACCCGGACCAGTCTCTTTCTGACAGTGACTACGATGACATAACAAATTACTAG
- the LOC129837728 gene encoding T-cell differentiation antigen CD6-like isoform X1 has protein sequence MLYNMYCTCGYTTWGNINSHLYFTLILILHLPIPPAISHTPRLSQHCSGVVEVLHRGLWRPVTFDLGSAEWAKVVEDICTNLNCGAVYELRQNGTATLNYSSSTCLSQCVYRDLLVENCTELSYTDCSNLTEITCGHQAVRLAGGSHHCEGRVELWREEKWGTVCDDSWDLRDGGVVCAQLGCGSALNVSGEDGSFEAGVGQVLLDEVNCGGSERNLWECPSMGTVNNCGHKEDAAVVCSGIQSQPGNETAEQNTQTSTTGSVLLVTSAESWSSPPTAAVWGCIALSIALLFTLLSNASLFLSYRRRAALLVHQRQDGRLLSIQSQHTDQGERVNLLTVTTDTADYTPQYLSQQPFQNDTDALCDSDYENYDFNDQPSIAMATALVRVLDNGVSTSREPWETTQTAETSDAPEKYNIIAETINGIERKNPATQSLHSLVSSSTSSGECYENIETQEKELLDSGPGLRRTALTDLICAREPSLGSSSSTSSGESYYNVGMAVEQHLQSENTYTHSPVQSTSTHKDQQQPVNSSFHLLSNQNQDDSSSSSSSELYENIEVQDEEGIGDATVKEDPDQSLSDSDYDDITNY, from the exons atgctgtataacatgtactgtacatgtggcTACACTACATGGGGAAATATAAACAGTCATCTGTACTTCACTCTCATATTGATTCtgcatctccccatccctccagccATATCTCACACCCCCAGGCTATCTCAGCACTGCTCTGGGGTTGTCGAGGTGCTCCATCGAGGGCTGTGGAGGCCGGTGACCTTTGACCTTGGGTCTGCAGAGTGGGCCAAAGTGGTGGAGGACATATGTACCAACCTGAACTGCGGGGCAGTGTACGAGCTCCGACAGAATGGCACAGCTACTTTAAACTACTCCAGCTCAACGTGTCTGAGCCAGTGTGTCTACAGAGACCTACTTGTGGAGAACTGTACAGAGCTCTCATACACGGACTGCTCTAACCTGACTGAGATAACCTGTG GGCACCAGGCCGTGCGATTGGCTGGAGGCTCACACCACTGTGAGGGACGGGTGGAGTTGTGGAGAGAGGAAAAATGGGGAACGGTGTGTGACGATAGCTGGGACCTGAGAGATGGGGGCGTGGTCTGTGCTCAATTGGGCTGTGGCTCTGCCCTAAATGTGAGTGGGGAGGACGGGTCCTTTGAAGCGGGTGTTGGCCAGGTTCTCTTAGACGAGGTGAACTGTGGAGGGAGCGAGAGGAACCTATGGGAGTGTCCCTCCATGGGGACAGTCAACAACTGTGGACACAAAGAGGACGCTGCAGTGGTTtgttcag GAATTCAATCTCAACCAGGCAACgagacagcagaacagaacacccAGACTTCAACCACAG GCTCAGTTCTACTAGTCACCAGTGCAGAGAgctggtcctctcctcccacagcTGCTGTCTGGGGCTGCATCGCATTGTCTATAGCCCTCCTCTTCACACTCCTCTCCAATGCTTCACTCTTCCTGTCTTACAGGAGGAGAGCTG CACTTCTGGTTCACCAAAGACAAGATGGCCGCCTGCTGTCCATCCAGTCTCAACACACCGACCAAGGGGAGAGAGTCAACCTCCTCACAGTCACCACGGACACAGCTGATTACA CTCCACAGTACCTTTCCCAACAACCCTTTCAGAATGACACCGACGCCTTGTGTGACTCTGACTATGAAAACTATGACTTCAATGACCAACCCTCTATTGCCATGGCTACTGCACTTG TCAGGGTCCTTGACAATGGAGTAAGCACAAGCAGAGAGCCATGGGAAACCACGCAGACAGCAGAGACCTCTGACGCTCCTGAGAAATATAATATTATTGCTGAGACAATCAACGGCATTGAGAGAAAAAACCCTGCCACCCAAAGCC TGCATTCGCTGGTGTCATCCAGCACATCTTCTGGGGAATGCTATGAAAACATTGAGACACAGGAGAAGGAGCTGCTGGACTCAG GTCCAGGTTTGAGGAGAACTGCCCTCACAGACTTGATCTGTGCAAGAGAGCCATCCTTGGGATCGAGTAGTAGTACATCATCAGGGGAATCCTACTACAACGTGGGGATGGCAGTGGAACAGCATCTACAGTCAG AGAACACCTATACACATTCCCCTGTGCAATCAACAAGTACACACAAGGATCAGCAACAGCCTGTGAACAGTAGCTTTCACCTATTGAGCAATCAAAATCAAG ATGATTCAAGCAGCTCATCCTCCTCTGAGCTTTATGAGAACATAGAAGTCCAAGATGAAGAGGGGATTGGTGATGCTACTGTGAAAGAAGACCCGGACCAGTCTCTTTCTGACAGTGACTACGATGACATAACAAATTACTAG
- the LOC129837167 gene encoding cilia- and flagella-associated protein 418-like, whose amino-acid sequence MADDWDELLDEVEPKFCRNVSLTPQLQGNTGQLPKTTKTKSLPQATGKSCDQLKCISCDFRVAMFDDHEWDPSCDDLFFRSNMRDCQKLRAKLRRRKGAQAHAYQCSWHSARDLTDLREQHQLKWVWGKHDM is encoded by the exons ATGGCAGACGATTGGGACGAATTACTAGATGAGGTTGAACCAAAGTTCTGTCGCAATGTTTCGTTGACGCCACAACTTCAAGGGAAT ACAGGACAGCTTCCTAAAACGACAAAGACGAAGTCATTGCCACAGGCAACAGGCAA GTCGTGTGACCAGCTGAAATGTATCTCCTGTGACTTTCGGGTGGCCATGTTTGACGATCATGAATGGGACCCCTCTTGTGATGACCTATTCTTCAG GAGCAACATGCGAGACTGTCAGAAGCTGCGGGCCAAGCTGAGGAGAAGAAAAGGGGCGCAGGCGCACGCCTACCAGTGTAGCTGGCACTCTGCTCGAGACCTCACCGACCTGAGAGAACAGCACCAGCTCAAGTGGGTCTGGGGGAAGCATGACATGTGA